Proteins co-encoded in one Armatimonadota bacterium genomic window:
- the rplR gene encoding 50S ribosomal protein L18 has protein sequence MNKKQLMRLKRHERIRKRVTGVPERPRLNVFRSLYNIYAQIIDDTKGQTLVSASTLDKEIKEKIKSGGTVEAAKAVGELLAQRAKEKKITKVVFDRGGYKYHGRVKSLAEAARAGGLEF, from the coding sequence ATGAATAAAAAGCAGTTAATGCGCCTTAAGAGACACGAGCGAATAAGGAAGCGCGTTACGGGTGTGCCTGAACGCCCTAGATTGAATGTCTTCCGTAGCCTCTACAATATATATGCTCAAATCATTGATGATACAAAAGGCCAAACGCTAGTCTCAGCGTCCACACTAGACAAAGAAATTAAGGAAAAGATCAAGAGTGGGGGAACTGTAGAAGCAGCGAAAGCCGTTGGCGAGTTGCTAGCACAGCGTGCCAAAGAAAAGAAGATCACGAAAGTGGTTTTCGATCGCGGTGGCTATAAGTATCACGGCAGGGTGAAAAGCCTGGCGGAGGCTGCGAGAGCAGGCGGATTGGAATTCTAG
- the fusA gene encoding elongation factor G produces the protein MKTYKADAIRNIGLVGHGGCGKTSLTEALLFTSGAIDRLGKVDDGTTTSDYDPDEVKRKISINATMAPCEWKNVKVNLIDTPGYADFVGDVKGALRVSDAVVIVVCAVSGIEVGVETAWDFADEYGIPRAFFINKMERENADFYAVYEALKVRYGSRVVPLNLPIGSQDTFKGVVDLISMKAITGAGSQASVGEIPSDMAEAAAKFRETLVEAAAENEDELVTKYLEGEELTNEEIALGVRLGIRAGKLVPVFCGSALKNIGSVTLLDSMVQYFPAAGDMPPAKGKDPQRNAEVERKISDAEPFSALVFKTLADPYVGKLTYFKVYSGILKSDSHAFNSSKGIEERIGQVYFLRGKNQIPAAEVHAGDIAAVAKLSETSTGDTLCDKANPIVYEPIEFPPPVYSVAIQAKTKADEDKLGTGLAKLADEDPTFHYHRDPETSQTLVSGLGETHVEIIVDRLKRKFGVEVETQLPKVPYRETIQVAAKAQGKHKKQTGGRGQYGDAWIEIEPLERGKGFEFVDKIVGGAIPKQYIPAVEKGVREAMERGILAGYPVVDVRATVYDGSFHTVDSSELAFKLAGSLAFQNAAEKASPVLLEPMLNVEVVIPEEYMGDVIGDLNGKRGRISGMEPLPGGKQRVRAIVPQAEMLRYAIDLRSIARGRGTFKTEFSHYEEVPAHIAQQIIEQRKKEREKEE, from the coding sequence GTGAAAACATATAAGGCGGACGCTATCCGAAATATAGGACTTGTGGGGCATGGAGGTTGCGGAAAGACCTCTTTAACTGAGGCCTTACTTTTTACCTCAGGGGCAATAGACAGGCTTGGCAAAGTAGATGATGGAACAACCACTTCTGATTATGACCCGGATGAGGTAAAGCGCAAGATTAGTATAAACGCAACAATGGCGCCCTGCGAGTGGAAGAACGTCAAGGTCAACTTGATTGACACACCAGGATATGCTGATTTCGTTGGCGACGTAAAAGGTGCGTTAAGAGTATCTGATGCTGTGGTCATAGTTGTTTGCGCAGTCTCAGGCATCGAAGTAGGCGTGGAAACGGCATGGGATTTCGCCGACGAATATGGCATTCCCAGAGCGTTTTTTATCAACAAAATGGAACGCGAAAACGCAGACTTTTACGCCGTCTACGAGGCATTAAAGGTTCGCTACGGTTCCCGGGTTGTACCTTTGAATCTGCCGATTGGTTCTCAAGATACGTTTAAGGGAGTTGTAGACCTTATTAGCATGAAAGCAATCACCGGTGCTGGTAGCCAAGCTTCTGTGGGTGAAATTCCAAGTGATATGGCCGAGGCTGCTGCAAAGTTCCGCGAGACTTTGGTTGAAGCTGCTGCAGAAAACGAAGATGAGCTTGTAACTAAGTACCTTGAAGGCGAAGAACTTACAAATGAGGAAATTGCGCTAGGCGTTCGCTTGGGAATCAGAGCAGGCAAGCTGGTTCCAGTATTTTGCGGGTCAGCGCTAAAGAATATTGGTTCAGTAACTCTTCTGGATAGCATGGTCCAATACTTCCCGGCGGCTGGTGATATGCCGCCTGCCAAAGGTAAGGACCCGCAAAGGAATGCCGAAGTCGAACGAAAGATTTCGGATGCTGAGCCATTCTCGGCACTTGTATTTAAAACACTGGCAGACCCATATGTGGGAAAGTTAACGTATTTTAAGGTGTACTCCGGCATATTGAAGTCGGATTCGCATGCTTTCAATTCAAGCAAAGGCATAGAAGAGCGTATAGGGCAAGTTTATTTCCTTAGAGGCAAAAATCAAATTCCTGCCGCGGAAGTTCACGCCGGCGACATAGCAGCGGTCGCCAAACTTTCTGAAACAAGCACTGGCGACACCTTGTGCGATAAGGCGAATCCAATTGTTTATGAGCCAATAGAATTTCCGCCACCGGTCTATTCTGTGGCAATTCAGGCAAAAACAAAAGCCGACGAGGACAAGCTTGGTACCGGATTGGCAAAATTGGCTGACGAAGATCCGACATTCCACTACCATCGCGATCCTGAGACATCTCAAACACTGGTTTCGGGTCTTGGCGAAACCCATGTAGAGATAATCGTGGACCGACTCAAGAGAAAGTTCGGTGTGGAGGTCGAAACGCAGCTACCAAAAGTGCCCTACCGAGAGACGATTCAAGTAGCAGCAAAGGCTCAAGGGAAACACAAGAAACAAACAGGTGGCCGAGGGCAATACGGCGATGCTTGGATAGAGATAGAACCTTTGGAAAGAGGCAAGGGATTCGAATTCGTAGACAAGATAGTCGGTGGCGCAATCCCGAAGCAATACATACCTGCCGTCGAAAAAGGTGTGCGAGAAGCAATGGAGCGAGGCATTTTGGCAGGGTATCCGGTTGTGGACGTGCGGGCTACAGTTTATGATGGCTCATTCCACACGGTTGACTCCTCCGAACTGGCGTTTAAGTTGGCAGGCAGTCTCGCTTTCCAAAATGCAGCGGAGAAAGCGTCACCGGTGTTGCTAGAGCCAATGTTGAATGTAGAGGTCGTAATACCTGAGGAATATATGGGCGACGTCATCGGTGATTTAAACGGGAAACGTGGGCGCATTTCTGGCATGGAACCACTTCCAGGTGGTAAACAGAGGGTGCGCGCCATAGTGCCGCAGGCGGAAATGTTAAGATATGCAATTGATTTGCGCTCTATTGCGAGAGGAAGGGGCACATTTAAAACAGAGTTCTCGCACTATGAGGAAGTGCCAGCGCATATTGCTCAGCAAATAATCGAGCAACGCAAGAAAGAGCGAGAGAAAGAAGAGTAG
- the rplO gene encoding 50S ribosomal protein L15, translating into MRLSELKPAPGAVHRRKRVGRGIGSGHGVTAGKGTKGQKARGKIRLGFEGGQTPLHRRLPQRRGFTNIFKKEYAIVNLDQLAKLSEDTITPELLLEKGIIKDLKDGVRVLGRGDIDRAITVRAHHFSKTAEEKIKAKGGTTEVI; encoded by the coding sequence GTGAGACTAAGTGAGCTAAAGCCAGCACCTGGCGCCGTCCACAGGCGGAAGCGCGTTGGAAGGGGAATAGGCTCGGGTCATGGAGTGACTGCGGGAAAAGGAACGAAAGGTCAAAAGGCTAGAGGAAAAATACGCCTGGGCTTCGAGGGAGGCCAGACTCCTCTACATCGCAGGCTACCCCAGCGCCGTGGTTTTACAAACATATTCAAAAAAGAATACGCCATCGTTAATCTAGACCAATTGGCAAAGCTAAGCGAAGACACCATAACGCCAGAGCTTCTTCTGGAAAAAGGGATAATAAAAGATCTTAAAGATGGCGTTCGGGTTTTGGGGCGAGGAGATATTGATAGAGCAATAACGGTGCGTGCACACCATTTTAGCAAAACAGCTGAAGAAAAAATCAAAGCCAAAGGTGGAACAACGGAGGTAATTTAA
- the rpsM gene encoding 30S ribosomal protein S13: protein MARIAGVDLPRDKRVDVALTYIYGIGPSSSRKILEQTGVEPSTRVRDLTESEVSKLREVIEREYRVEGDLRRQVSMNIRRLMEIGCYRGLRHRRGLPVRGQRTSTNARTRKGPRRTVGVKRKKK, encoded by the coding sequence TTGGCTAGAATAGCAGGTGTAGATCTACCCCGCGATAAGCGGGTTGACGTGGCGCTCACTTATATTTATGGCATTGGGCCTTCTAGCAGCCGCAAGATTTTGGAACAGACGGGCGTCGAGCCAAGTACGCGAGTACGCGACTTAACGGAGTCCGAGGTTAGCAAACTCAGGGAAGTTATTGAACGCGAATACCGCGTAGAAGGAGACCTTCGGCGGCAGGTGTCAATGAATATAAGGCGTCTCATGGAGATTGGTTGCTATCGAGGGCTAAGACACCGTCGTGGCTTGCCGGTAAGAGGGCAGAGAACCAGCACAAACGCACGCACCCGCAAGGGCCCGCGACGAACCGTCGGAGTCAAGAGGAAGAAGAAATAA
- the rpsH gene encoding 30S ribosomal protein S8 — MSITDPIADMLTRIRNANAAGHESTEVDMSKMNLEIVKILQSEGFIKSYEIVKGQTHDLIKVHLKYGPRKEKVITNLKRVSKPGLRIYAKKGEIPRVLGSLGIAIISTSKGIMTDREARRLGVGGEVLCYVW, encoded by the coding sequence ATGTCAATTACCGATCCAATTGCAGATATGCTAACCAGGATTCGAAATGCAAATGCAGCAGGTCACGAAAGTACCGAAGTTGATATGTCGAAAATGAACCTGGAGATAGTCAAAATTCTGCAATCCGAAGGATTTATCAAAAGCTATGAAATAGTTAAGGGCCAGACACATGACCTAATAAAAGTTCACCTAAAATATGGCCCTCGAAAGGAAAAAGTCATTACGAACCTGAAGCGCGTGAGCAAACCAGGCTTGCGAATATATGCAAAAAAGGGAGAAATCCCACGAGTTCTTGGCAGTCTGGGCATAGCAATAATCAGCACGTCGAAGGGTATAATGACCGACCGCGAGGCCAGAAGGTTAGGAGTGGGCGGCGAGGTCTTGTGCTATGTCTGGTAG
- the rplF gene encoding 50S ribosomal protein L6, translating into MSRIGKMPIPIPEGVKVDITDNVVTVTGPKGTLSQRIHPDMDVAIEDKSIVVRRPSDDRMHRSLHGLTRTLIANMVEGVTKGFEKVLHIYGTGYRAELVGKNLSIQVGYSHPVIVEPRPGISFEVGQTSVQYEGRETRIPVITVRGIDKQVVGQQAADIRRIRKPEPYKGKGIRYATEVVRRKVGKSGKGA; encoded by the coding sequence ATGTCTAGAATTGGCAAGATGCCCATTCCAATCCCGGAAGGGGTCAAAGTAGATATAACGGACAATGTAGTTACGGTAACCGGACCCAAAGGAACTTTATCGCAAAGAATTCATCCTGATATGGATGTAGCGATAGAAGACAAAAGTATTGTTGTGCGTCGGCCCTCAGACGATAGGATGCACAGGTCGCTTCATGGGCTTACTCGAACATTGATTGCCAACATGGTTGAAGGCGTAACAAAAGGCTTCGAGAAAGTCCTGCACATCTACGGAACCGGCTACCGCGCAGAGTTGGTAGGTAAGAATTTGAGCATACAAGTCGGCTACTCGCACCCAGTTATCGTTGAGCCGAGGCCAGGGATTTCTTTTGAGGTTGGCCAAACATCAGTGCAATATGAGGGTCGTGAGACCAGAATACCAGTCATTACCGTACGCGGGATAGACAAGCAAGTTGTTGGCCAACAGGCAGCCGATATTCGTCGGATACGCAAGCCTGAGCCTTACAAGGGCAAAGGTATTAGATATGCAACAGAAGTTGTGCGTCGTAAAGTCGGAAAGAGCGGCAAGGGCGCTTAG
- the rpsK gene encoding 30S ribosomal protein S11 gives MPGVAKKAAAAKGKPKEKKNIAQGIAHIKSTFNNTIVSITDTKGEVIAWASAGTVGFKGTKKGTPFAAQMAAESCARKAMEHGVKRVDVYVRGPGSGRETAIRSLQAVGLDVSSIKDVTPIPHNGCRPPKRRRV, from the coding sequence ATCCCGGGCGTGGCTAAAAAGGCAGCAGCCGCAAAAGGCAAACCAAAAGAAAAGAAAAACATTGCTCAAGGGATCGCCCATATCAAATCGACATTCAATAATACAATCGTTTCTATCACCGATACTAAGGGTGAGGTTATAGCTTGGGCTTCCGCGGGTACTGTTGGTTTCAAAGGTACAAAAAAAGGTACGCCATTTGCAGCGCAGATGGCGGCGGAGTCATGTGCCCGTAAAGCAATGGAACATGGAGTTAAGCGAGTTGACGTTTATGTTCGAGGCCCAGGCTCAGGTCGAGAGACTGCAATTCGTTCATTACAGGCAGTTGGACTGGATGTTAGCTCGATCAAAGATGTTACGCCTATTCCACATAATGGGTGCAGACCACCCAAGAGGCGAAGAGTTTAG
- the rpsD gene encoding 30S ribosomal protein S4, whose protein sequence is MAVTSGAVCRMCRREGMKLFLKGERCYSRKCSFERRSYPPGQHGQTRPGKIKEYGAQLREKQKLRRIYGVRETQLRIYIKEAIRRRGVTGETLLQLLESRLDNVVYRLGFASSRAMARELVSHGHFLVNGQKVNTPSYLVKPGDVIEVKPKSKDIIPIVESLQATAGRVPPWLELDAEAKKGRVLRLPTREEIDTQVDETLIVEFYSR, encoded by the coding sequence ATGGCTGTTACATCTGGAGCTGTTTGCAGGATGTGTCGTCGGGAAGGCATGAAGCTTTTCTTGAAAGGCGAGCGTTGCTATTCAAGAAAGTGTTCTTTTGAAAGGAGAAGCTATCCTCCCGGCCAGCATGGCCAGACACGTCCAGGCAAGATAAAAGAGTATGGAGCTCAGCTTAGAGAAAAACAAAAGTTGCGCAGAATCTATGGCGTCAGAGAGACACAACTTCGAATCTATATCAAAGAGGCTATACGCAGGAGGGGTGTTACTGGCGAAACATTGCTCCAGTTGCTGGAGTCAAGGCTTGACAACGTGGTTTACAGACTAGGATTCGCATCTTCTCGAGCAATGGCCCGTGAACTCGTAAGCCATGGACATTTCCTGGTTAACGGACAAAAGGTTAATACGCCTTCCTATCTTGTCAAACCAGGCGATGTCATCGAAGTGAAGCCGAAAAGTAAGGATATTATTCCCATCGTGGAATCTCTTCAAGCAACTGCGGGCAGGGTACCACCATGGCTCGAACTCGACGCGGAAGCAAAAAAAGGTAGGGTGCTACGATTACCTACTCGCGAAGAGATAGACACTCAGGTTGATGAAACACTAATCGTCGAGTTCTATTCAAGATAA
- a CDS encoding type Z 30S ribosomal protein S14: MAKQALIEKAKKTPKFKVRKYNRCGVCGRPRGYMRKFGICRICFRELAHKGVIPGVTKSSW; the protein is encoded by the coding sequence TTGGCAAAACAGGCACTTATTGAAAAAGCTAAGAAGACGCCGAAATTCAAAGTTCGCAAGTATAATAGGTGCGGCGTATGCGGTAGACCGCGCGGATACATGCGAAAATTCGGCATTTGTAGGATTTGCTTTAGAGAATTGGCTCATAAGGGAGTCATCCCTGGCGTAACCAAATCCAGCTGGTGA
- the rplE gene encoding 50S ribosomal protein L5, translating into MARLKEYYKKEVVPAMMKQFGYKNIMEVPRIEKIVINMGVGQAVQEPKLLDGAVQDLSLITGQRPVVTKAKKSIANFKIRAGMRIGAKVTLRGDRMYEFLDRLLNVVLPRVRDFGGVSPDSFDGRGNFALGLKEQLVFPEIDYDKVDKVRGMDIIIVTTAKTDEEARALLKLMGMPFRER; encoded by the coding sequence ATGGCGCGTTTGAAAGAGTATTACAAAAAAGAAGTAGTGCCTGCCATGATGAAGCAGTTTGGATACAAGAACATCATGGAGGTTCCTAGAATAGAAAAAATTGTAATAAATATGGGTGTTGGGCAGGCTGTTCAGGAGCCAAAGCTACTTGATGGGGCTGTTCAAGACCTTTCTCTAATTACAGGTCAGCGCCCTGTGGTTACGAAAGCAAAGAAATCCATAGCTAATTTCAAAATCCGCGCAGGAATGCGAATAGGGGCAAAGGTTACCCTTAGGGGCGACCGCATGTATGAGTTCCTGGACAGACTGTTGAATGTCGTTCTCCCGAGGGTTCGAGACTTCGGCGGAGTTTCACCAGACTCGTTTGATGGACGCGGAAACTTTGCCTTAGGACTAAAAGAACAATTGGTCTTCCCAGAGATAGACTATGACAAAGTAGATAAAGTGCGAGGAATGGACATCATAATAGTGACGACTGCCAAAACAGACGAGGAAGCTCGCGCTTTATTAAAACTTATGGGAATGCCATTCAGGGAGCGTTAG
- a CDS encoding adenylate kinase gives MRLVLLGPPGAGKGTQASLISKKYKIPHISTGDILREAVKQGTELGRKAQEYMQKGELVPDEIVIGIVVERIQQPDCQNGFMLDGFPRTVVQAEALDEELRKRNQELDAVLCFEVDEEEIVRRISGRRVCEKCGAVYNVNNLTSGKEDGICDKCGGRLATRPDDEPEAVRRRLQVYKKQTEPLIDYYRRKSILKTVKAVGAVQEIFARVEEILGSGDV, from the coding sequence ATGAGATTAGTATTATTGGGACCGCCCGGAGCAGGTAAAGGCACGCAGGCGTCGCTTATTTCTAAAAAATATAAAATACCGCATATCTCAACAGGAGATATTCTAAGAGAAGCAGTAAAACAAGGCACGGAACTAGGACGTAAGGCCCAGGAGTATATGCAAAAGGGCGAACTAGTGCCGGATGAAATCGTGATTGGCATTGTAGTAGAGCGCATTCAACAGCCTGATTGCCAAAACGGATTCATGCTTGACGGATTTCCGCGAACGGTAGTTCAGGCAGAAGCGCTCGATGAGGAGCTTCGTAAGCGCAACCAAGAATTGGATGCTGTTCTTTGTTTCGAAGTTGATGAAGAAGAAATAGTTCGCAGAATAAGCGGGCGTCGTGTTTGCGAGAAATGCGGTGCGGTATACAATGTTAATAATCTAACCTCTGGGAAAGAGGATGGGATTTGCGACAAATGCGGTGGTAGGTTAGCAACCCGACCTGACGACGAACCAGAAGCCGTGCGCAGGAGGCTGCAGGTCTATAAAAAGCAGACAGAACCATTGATTGATTACTACCGCCGAAAAAGCATTTTGAAGACAGTAAAAGCAGTAGGAGCGGTTCAAGAGATATTTGCCAGGGTTGAAGAGATTCTTGGAAGTGGTGATGTTTAA
- the secY gene encoding preprotein translocase subunit SecY — MLQSIVAAFKLPDLRRRILFVFGMFAVFVIGLHIPVPGIDREKMAELFQQGGLLGMVDVFSGGALKKYTILAMGIAPYINASIIMQLLTVAVPSLEAMAKEGEHGRKKIAQYTRYLTVVLAAFQAAGMNSMLQRIGILQATPWHFVQIVVTLTAGTAFLMWMGEQIQDKGIGNGVSLMIFVGIVASLPPQIMSTIEMIQGGAYPIPKVVALIVLFIGTVVGIVAVQQAQRKIPIQHVKRVVGNKVYGGATSYMPLRVNSAGVIPIIFAISIQMFPATIAQFAGSGRFGETVRYIANLFSPGASIWAAIVYAALIIFFTYFYTAVQFNVPEVAENMKKYGSFIPGIRPGKPTLEYLDRVMSRITLGGAIFLCIIALLQYWAPQLTGIQTFYLVGGTSLLIVVGVALETVQAMEAQLLMRHYEGFIK; from the coding sequence TTGCTCCAATCCATTGTCGCAGCATTTAAGCTTCCTGACCTGCGGAGGCGAATATTATTCGTGTTTGGTATGTTCGCAGTCTTTGTTATTGGACTGCACATACCTGTTCCAGGTATTGACCGCGAAAAAATGGCGGAACTTTTCCAGCAAGGCGGCTTGCTGGGAATGGTTGACGTGTTTTCAGGCGGCGCGTTGAAGAAGTATACAATACTTGCTATGGGAATTGCGCCCTACATTAACGCGTCTATTATAATGCAGCTCCTGACGGTTGCTGTACCTAGCCTCGAGGCTATGGCAAAAGAAGGAGAGCATGGAAGGAAAAAGATAGCGCAGTATACTCGCTATCTTACAGTCGTCTTGGCGGCATTTCAGGCTGCAGGAATGAACAGTATGCTCCAGCGTATTGGTATTCTTCAGGCGACACCGTGGCACTTTGTCCAGATCGTTGTAACCCTTACAGCAGGAACGGCATTCCTAATGTGGATGGGCGAACAGATTCAGGATAAGGGTATCGGCAATGGTGTGTCGTTGATGATTTTCGTTGGAATTGTGGCTAGCTTGCCGCCGCAAATAATGAGCACAATAGAAATGATTCAAGGCGGGGCATACCCAATTCCGAAAGTCGTGGCACTGATAGTATTGTTCATTGGAACCGTTGTGGGAATTGTTGCCGTTCAGCAAGCGCAGAGGAAAATACCTATTCAGCACGTAAAAAGAGTCGTTGGCAACAAAGTATATGGCGGGGCAACTTCGTACATGCCACTGCGGGTAAACTCTGCGGGCGTTATCCCTATCATCTTTGCAATCTCGATACAGATGTTTCCCGCTACCATTGCGCAATTTGCAGGTAGCGGAAGGTTCGGAGAAACGGTTAGGTATATAGCTAATTTATTCTCACCTGGTGCGAGCATCTGGGCAGCAATCGTTTATGCCGCCCTTATCATATTCTTCACGTATTTCTACACGGCTGTGCAGTTCAATGTGCCTGAAGTTGCCGAAAATATGAAGAAATATGGTTCATTTATACCTGGAATCAGACCTGGGAAGCCGACGCTAGAGTACCTTGACCGTGTAATGTCGAGAATAACGCTAGGAGGCGCGATTTTCTTGTGTATTATTGCTCTGCTCCAATATTGGGCGCCTCAGCTTACAGGGATACAGACATTCTACTTAGTTGGTGGTACATCACTTCTGATTGTAGTCGGTGTGGCACTTGAGACTGTGCAAGCCATGGAAGCCCAGCTTCTCATGAGGCATTACGAGGGATTCATTAAGTAA
- the rpmD gene encoding 50S ribosomal protein L30, protein MIKITLRKSPIGYSEKQRRTLTALGLRRLNSSTIKPDNPQIRGMVKRVIHLVEVEPVENDAVGGKESETK, encoded by the coding sequence ATGATTAAAATTACTCTAAGAAAGAGTCCTATAGGCTATAGTGAAAAACAGCGGCGGACCCTGACGGCGCTAGGTCTCAGACGGCTAAACTCGTCAACTATAAAACCAGATAATCCGCAGATTCGCGGAATGGTTAAGAGGGTTATTCATCTTGTGGAAGTAGAGCCGGTTGAAAATGATGCGGTAGGAGGCAAAGAAAGTGAGACTAAGTGA
- the rpsE gene encoding 30S ribosomal protein S5 codes for MPRIEADKLNLEERVIRTNKVQKTHKGGRTLSWNALVVVGDGEGHVGLGLGKARAVPDAIRKGVEDAKKNLIEIPLVGTTIPHDVIGQAGASMVLLKPASPGTGIVAGGAVRPILEVAGIRDALAKSLGSPNAINTARATIDCLRKLKRAEQVAQMRGKSIEELLPKGVLAVMAATETTPSFETASEEKEEAMLAASEDESND; via the coding sequence ATGCCGAGAATCGAAGCAGATAAGCTGAACCTGGAGGAGCGGGTTATTCGGACAAATAAGGTCCAGAAAACTCATAAAGGGGGTCGCACCCTCAGTTGGAATGCTCTGGTAGTGGTTGGTGATGGAGAAGGCCATGTTGGCTTAGGCTTAGGCAAAGCACGTGCCGTTCCTGACGCTATACGCAAAGGCGTTGAGGATGCGAAAAAGAACCTAATAGAAATTCCATTGGTTGGCACGACAATCCCTCATGATGTGATAGGACAAGCCGGTGCGTCAATGGTACTTCTAAAGCCGGCGTCTCCAGGTACTGGCATTGTAGCGGGAGGGGCGGTACGGCCAATCCTCGAAGTGGCGGGCATTCGTGATGCATTGGCAAAATCATTAGGTTCACCAAACGCCATAAACACTGCAAGAGCAACAATAGACTGCCTGCGAAAGCTCAAAAGAGCCGAGCAGGTTGCCCAAATGAGGGGCAAGTCTATCGAAGAACTTCTTCCGAAGGGTGTTCTAGCTGTAATGGCTGCTACTGAAACAACCCCTAGCTTCGAGACGGCAAGTGAGGAGAAAGAAGAAGCAATGTTAGCTGCTTCGGAGGACGAGTCAAATGATTAA
- the map gene encoding type I methionyl aminopeptidase, with translation MIIIKTKQEIEKMRRAGRVVAAALAQLEASIIPNKTTTADLDKLAASILEKWNAIPSFKGYRGYPAVICVAVNEEVVHGIPGPRVLKEGDIVGIDIGAIVEGYHADSAITVGVGEISPLAAKLIRVTREALFCGIAKARVGNRLTDISAAIQEHAEKNNFSVVRDLVGHGIGRSMHEDPQVPNFGRPGRGPRLEEGMTLAIEPMLNAGGYQVESLQDQWTIVTKDRSLSAHFEHTVAVTSKGPDILTLREGEEIPALK, from the coding sequence ATGATAATAATTAAGACAAAGCAAGAAATCGAAAAAATGCGCCGAGCTGGGCGGGTAGTTGCAGCTGCACTAGCGCAGCTTGAGGCTTCAATAATCCCAAACAAAACTACCACTGCCGATCTTGATAAACTAGCGGCTTCAATTCTAGAGAAATGGAACGCTATACCATCGTTTAAGGGTTATCGTGGCTACCCAGCGGTGATATGTGTTGCAGTAAATGAAGAAGTGGTTCATGGGATACCTGGCCCAAGAGTACTTAAAGAAGGTGATATAGTCGGAATTGACATTGGCGCTATCGTGGAAGGCTATCATGCCGATTCGGCGATAACTGTAGGCGTAGGCGAAATCTCTCCGCTAGCTGCGAAGTTGATAAGGGTCACGAGGGAAGCCCTATTCTGTGGGATTGCAAAGGCACGGGTAGGTAATAGACTTACTGATATTTCAGCAGCAATCCAAGAGCACGCTGAAAAGAATAACTTCTCGGTTGTTCGTGATTTAGTTGGCCATGGTATCGGTCGAAGCATGCACGAGGATCCGCAAGTGCCGAACTTTGGCCGTCCAGGGCGGGGACCGCGTTTGGAGGAAGGCATGACTTTGGCCATTGAGCCAATGCTGAACGCAGGAGGCTACCAGGTAGAAAGCCTCCAAGATCAATGGACGATAGTAACGAAAGATAGAAGCCTTTCGGCTCATTTCGAGCATACTGTCGCAGTTACATCAAAGGGACCAGACATTCTTACTTTGCGCGAAGGGGAAGAAATCCCTGCGTTAAAATAA
- the rpmJ gene encoding 50S ribosomal protein L36, with translation MKVRASVKKICDKCKIIRREGVVRVICVNPKHKQRQG, from the coding sequence GTGAAAGTTAGAGCTTCTGTGAAAAAAATTTGCGACAAATGCAAAATAATCCGACGCGAAGGTGTTGTGCGGGTGATTTGTGTAAATCCCAAGCATAAACAGCGGCAAGGGTAG